CGCGCCCTGCCCGCCACCGCCTATCTGACCACCGGCGCCCTCGCACCTGGCCCGGGGAGCCTGCTGCCGCCCGCCCCGATGATGACGCTCGCGCAGGTGCCGTCACTGGAACGGCACGGCATCGAGATCGGCGCCCACACGGTCACCCACCCGCAGCTGGACACCCTCCGCCCGGCCCAACTCGACCGCGAACTGCGGGAGTCCAAAACCGTGCTGGAGGACGCCCTGGGCCACGAGGTCCCCCACCTCGCCTACCCCCACGGCTACAACAGCCGCACCGTCCGCACCGCCGCCCGCCGCACCGGCTACACCTCCGCCGTCGCCGTACGCCACGCCCTCAGCTCCGCCGCCGACGACCCGCTCCGCATCGCCCGCCTCATCCTGCGCCGCACCCACACGGCGGCGGACGTGACCACCTGGCTGACGGGCCGGGGCGCCCGCACGGCCCCGTTCCCCGACTCCCCGACAACCACGGCCTGGCGCCTCTACCGCCGGGCCCACGCGACCCTCCGGGGGCCGCGCTTCGCGGGATAGACGTGACGGCCTGAAGCCGCAAGAAGTTTGCTGGGGTCGTTGCGACCGCGATGCTCCGCTGGGCTCTTTTGTTTTTTCTCACCGGACGGCTCGTTCGACCGAACGCAACTCCCCTTCCTCTCAGAACGATTCGGAGGCCAGCGCACGTCATCTCACCCCTGGTGCCTCGCGCATGACCGTACGTAATCTCGCGTTCGTGGTTGCAACTCCTTCGCGCATGTGACCGCGATCACTGTTGACGGGTTCTGGTCATCGCCACATAGTGGAGCGTCTTGTGTGCGAACTGTGAACGGATGAGGCGGAGTTGTGACCGGAAGAGTGGGTCGGCGGGTATGCCGAAGAGTGGGTGTGACGACCCTCGTGGCGTTGATGGCGGGCCTGCTTCCACAGGCCGCCGGAGCCGTGGAGTCGCCGACAGCCGCTGATCCCTCGGCGTCCGCACGGGCCGAGCGGTCGGGCGAGCCGGTCGAGGTCGTCTCGGAGCGAACGGAGTATTCGTCCACGGTCGCCAATCCGGACGGGACGTTCACGCTCACCCGGTCGTCAGTTCCGCAACGGGTGAAGAAGGCCGACGGTGCATGGGGGAGCGTCGACGCGACGCTCGAACGCCGGTCGGACGGCTCGGTCGGTCCCAAGGGCGCTGTCGTCGACCTGTCGTTCTCCGGTGGCGGGAGCGGCAAGGAACTGATCCGCCTCGGAGACGAACGGGGATCGATCTCACTGGGCTGGGTGGACGCGCTTCCCACGCCGGCACTCGACGGCGCGACCGCCACGTACGCGGAGGTCTTCAAGGGCGTCGATCTTCAACTGACCGCCACCGCCGAGGGCTTCCGCGAAGTGCTCGTCGTCAAGTCCGCGGACGCCGCGAAGAATCCGGAACTGGAGCAGATCGAACTCAGCACCTCCGCGGACGGCCTGACCATCCACCCGGGCGCGGGCGGTGGTCTCCAGGCGCACGACGAGGACGGCAACGTCGTCTTCGGCGGTCCCGCCGGCCAGATGTGGGACTCGGCCGGTGAGGACGAGGCGGACGTACCCGGACTGCGGCTCTCCCGTGCCCGGGAAGCGCTGGGACCGGTGGCGGTTGAGGACGACACCGCCCATCCGGGCAAGGGTGACGCCCGTGCGCTCCTGCCGGTGCGGGTGTCAGAGGACACCGTCGCGGTCGAGCCCGACCTCGCACTGCTCCGCGGCGAGAACACCGTCTACCCCGTGTACATCGATCCGCCGATCGGACTGGGAGACTCGGAACGTTCGGTGATCTCCTCCGACGGCGATCGCTTCTGGCAGTTCAACGGCGAATACGGAGTCGGGCTCTGCGCCACGGCAGCCCCTTACTACTGCACGATCGGCTCGTCCTACAAGAACCGGATGCTGTTCGAGTTCGCGCCGACGAACCTGGTGGGCAAGAGGGTGCTGGACGCCACCTTCCGGGCCCGCGAGACCTGGTCCTTCGACTGCAACCCCCACTGGGTCGACCTGGAGCGCACGGACAACATGTCGTCGGCGACGCGCTGGCCGGGCCCCAAGGAGCTCGACCAGATGGGCGACCGCAACGTGTCCGCCGGGCGGGGCAGGCTGTGCAATCCGGATCAGCCCGCCGCGTGGATCGAGTTCAACGACAACACCTCCGAGACGGACGAGAATCTGACCTCGACGGTGCGCGCCTTCGCGGACGGGAAATTCGCACGGCTGACGCTGATGCTGCGGGCGAAGGACGAGGAGGACCCGACCGCGTGGAAGCGGTTCGACGACAACGCGGAGCTTCAGGTCGTCTACGTTCCCAAGCCGGGTGTTCCGACGAGCACGGGAGTGATTCCCGGCAACGGGACGGTGCAGTACTGCGCGACCTCTGCCGCGAGTCCGACGATCGCCACGCGCGCCGACCCGATGGTTCAGGCCAGGGCCCAGACACTGGTGCAGCCCAAGGGCTCCGAGTCGACCGGCTCCCTCCGTACGACCTTCGTGGTCGAGCGGCAGCAGACCGACAACACCTGGGTGGGCAACTGGAGCACGGTGACCCCTGCGTCGGGGTTCCACCCGGACGACACCCTGGAGAAGGTGCGTCTGCCGGCGCGCTCGGACGGCACGCTGTACCGGCTGAAGGCGCGCACCGACTCGTTCTGGACCCTCGGTGGTGACATCGAGCGTCTCCTCGGCCTACTCGCCGTACTGCTACTTCCGGATCGACTCGAAGGCGCCGAGCGCACCGCGGATCACGGCTCAGGGGCCGTACCTGGGCTGTGTCGACTGCGTGGGTGAGGGGACTCCGGGGAAGCCGGGGACGTTCACGTTCGCGCCGGATCCGTCCGACACGGACATCAAGAACTACCAGTGGCGTCTGCTGACGATGCCCGCGGACGCGACGCGTCAGGTGTCCGGCTCGACGGTGGTGGTCAATGACGTCATGCCCATGCTGGCCGGTGAGCAGGTGCTCAGTGTGCGGGCCGGTGATCTGGACACGGCCGGGCGGGCGCGGTTCGGGCCGTGGGCGGAGTTCGCCTTCAAGGTCGCGGCTCCTGAGGGGCCGGTCGGGCGATGGCACTTCGACGACGCCGGACCGGGATCGACGTCCGTCACGGCGACGGACAGCGCGACGGCCGGTGTGCGTCATCACGCCACTCTCCGCCCGCCCACGACGCCGGGGACTGGTGCCTACTGGTCGGTCAAGGGCCGCCGGGGGACGGACGACTACTCCCTCGGTCTGAACGACGACACGGGCGATCCGGCGCAGGAGACCGCCTACGCGTCGACAACGGGCCCGGTGGTGAACACGAAGGACTCCTTCACGCTCTCCGCGTGGGCGCTGCTGGCGGACAGACAGAAGACCGGCACGATCGCCTCGGCCCCGGGCACGTACGGTTCCGCTTTCCAGCTCTCCTACTCGGGCACCGCGAAGAAGTGGGTGTTCGCACGCGTGGCCGCCGATGTGGCGAACCCGGTGATGGTGCAGTCGTCGGCCATGGCGTCCAACCCGGCCGGAGAGGTGTGGACTCATCTGGCGGGGGTGTTCGACACGTACGGCGACACCGACAAGACGAACGACACCATCCAGTTGTTCGTCAACGGACGGCCGCAGGGCCAGCCCGTGACACTGTCCGCGGCCAACCCGGCCTACACGCCGTTCACGTCGACCAAGGACATGATGATCGGCCGCTCCCCGGCCGGGGAGTACTTCACCGGGCGGGTGGACGAACTCACCCTCTGGCAGAGCGCGCTCACGCCGGACCTGGTCCGCCAGGACAGTGCCGCGCTCTCCCCGGAAGGGACACCGGCCACCGAACTGGTCGGCTACTGGGACACGGCGTCCGCTGCGGCCGGCGGCGTGGAGGAGTGGACGGACTACGCGTCCCTGGGCATGACCATCTCACCGACCGGGGCGGTGGCCCGTCCCGAGGAGAACGAACTCGATCTCGACGGGGTGACCGGCTATCTGTCGACCGGTGGTCCGGTGGTCGACGAGACGGGATCCTTCACGGTCACGGCCGACGTGAAGGTCGACAAGGCCCTCATGGAGACCAAACCGATCGGCTATCGCGGCCAGGTCTTCAGCCAGGCCACTTCCCAGGGCGGTGAGTCGTCGTGGGCGTTGTGGATCGAGAAGATCGACCCCGACGGGGACGGCATCGCCTCCTACTACTGGAAGTTCGGCCGTACCGGCACTGGTGCGAACGGTGCCGTGACCGGGCGGGCACAGGTCCCGTCCGAATTCGAGGCGGAACTCGGCACCTGGGTCCAGGTGACCGGTGTCCACGACGCCAACGAAGCGGCGGACGGGGGCTTCGGCAGCACCCACCTCTACGTGAACCAGTCCGAGCAGCCGTCGGCCGGCGAAGCCTCCTTCACCACACCGGTACAGGGCACGGGCGCGCTGACCTGGGGGCGCGGCTCGTCCGGTGGGCAGACCGGGCACTACTTGCCGGGCGTTCTGGACGAGGTCCGTGTCTGGACCGGGGCCATGACGCTGGACCAGGTCATCACCAAAGTCATGGGTGACCCGGGCGCCGAGTAGCCGTCGGCCCGGGGCGGCGGCACCGTCCGCCGCCCCGGGCCCGGCCGTACGACGCCTTACTCAATCTTGTGCACGACAGCGCCCCCGGACACGACGGTGGCGGACCGAAGCATGTGTCGTCCTCCTGAAGGCGGCCGGAATGGGGAGCGGATCCGATGAGGGGCAAGCACGGCACGGCCGACGGCGGCAGACCGCGCGTCAGGGCATGGATGAGCCGCATCGCCGTGGTGACGGGGATTGCCTTGATGCCGGGCCTGCTCACCCCAGTCGTGTTCGCGGACGATCCCGCGCCACTGGGTGCGCCGAAACTGTCCGCGCCCAAGGCGGCGGAGGTGACCCCGTTCACCGCGAAGGTGAACAAGAAGCAGGCCGCCTTGATGAAGAAGGCCGCCGACACACACCGTAAGGACACGGCGCGCGCGAAGCACGACCGGGCGACAACCGTGACCTGGCCGAGTGCCGGAAGCGCGACGCTGACTCCGTCGGGCACCGCTGCCGCGAAGACAGTGGTCGGCGGGCTTCCCCTCAGCCTCGCGGCCCCGCTGACCGCCGCGAAGAAGCAGACGCCCGTGACCGGCGCGGTGAAGGTCGCCGTCCTGGACCGTGGGCAGTCGGCAAAGATGGGAATCAAGGGCGTCGCACTGACCGTCACCGGACCCGCCCGAGGTGGCAGCGCGCAACTTGCCCTGAACTACGAGAAGTTCGCGTCCGCCTACGGTGCGAACTGGGCCGGACGACTCCAGCTCCAGCAGCTGCCCGAGTGCGCGCTGACCGATCCGACAGCGGCGAAGTGCCGCACCCGCACCCCACTGGACTTCACCAACGACCGCGCCCACAGCAGTGTGACGGCGCCCGTCACCTTCGCGCCCGCCGCACCGTCCGGCCCGCGGACCATGGTCCTCGCCCTCGCGGCCGGCAGCGAGTCCGGTGCCGGTGACTACAAGGCCACTCCGCTCGCCGCGTCGTCGACCTGGGAGGCCGGCGGTTCGTCGGGCACCTTCACCTGGTCCTATCCGCTGCGCACTCCCCCTGCCGCCGCCGGCCCCGCCCCGGACCTGTCCATCTCCTACGACTCGGGCAGCGTCGACGGCCGTACGGCCTCGACGAACAATCAGGGCACGGCCATCGGTGAGGGCTTCGACATCACCTCGTCGTACATCGAACGTAAGTACGGCTCGTGTGACGACGACGGTCAGGACGACAAGTTCGACCAGTGCTGGAAGTACGACAACGCCACCGTCGTCCTGAACGGGCAGGCCAGTGAACTGGTCAAGCAGGACGGCGACGGAGGCGCGCCGGGCGGGGCGGACGAGGCCGGTGTCTGGCGGCTCAAGAACGACCAGGCCGCGACCGTCGTCCACTCCATCGGGGCGGAAAACGGTGACGACAACGGTGAGTACTGGACCATCATCACCGGCGAGGGCACCAAGTACGTCTTCGGTCTCAACAAGCTCGTCGGGGCACCGGCCGACCAGCGCACCGACTCGGTGTGGACGGTCCCGGTCTTCGGCGACGACTCCGGCGAACCCGGTTACACGAGCGGCAGCAGCTTCTCCGGCCGGGACAAGAAGCAGGCGTGGCGGTGGAACCTCGACTACGTCGAAGACACCCACGCCAACGCCATGTCGTACTGGTACGCCGCCGAGACCAACCACTACGACAAGCTCGGCGACGACAACACCGGCACCGCCTACACGCGCGGCGGCTGGCTGAAGGAGATCCGCTACGGCCAGCGCGCCAACGCCCTCTTCAGTGGCAGCCCCGCCGCGTCCAACAAGGTGGTCTTCTCCTACAAGGAGCGCTGCGTCGCCACCGGTACCGGCTGCGATTCGCTGACCGAGGACACCCGGGACAACTGGCCGGACGTCCCCCTCGACGCGGTGTGCAAGGAGGGCGACGAGTGCACCGGCAACGTCAGCCCCAGCTTCTTCACGCGCAAGCGGATGACGGAGGTCTCCACCTACGCGTGGAAAGCCACAGCCGCCACCCCGGATTTCTACCCGGTCGACACGTGGGCCCTCAAGCAGCAGTACCTGGATCCCGGTGACACCGGTGACTCCGCCGACCAGTCGCTGTGGCTCGACGAGATCCGGCACACCGGACGGAACGGCACCGAGACAGCCCTGCCCCCGGTCACCTTCACCCACGAGTTCCTTGCCAATCGTGTCGACGGCAACAGCGACGACATCCTGCCCCTGCACAGGCCGCGCCTCTACACGATCACGTCCGAGACCGGCGCGCAGTCGGTGGTCAACTATCTGCCGGCCGACTGTGCCGCCGGACAGACGAAGCCCGCCGTCGACACCAACACCAAGCGCTGTTACCCGGTGTACTGGTCCCCGAACGGCGAGGAGACCCCCGTCCTCGACTGGTTCCAGAAGTACCCGGTCGAGGCCGTGACCACCACGGACCCGCACGGCGGATCCGAGGCCGTCGAGCACACCTACACCTACGCGGGTGGCGGTGCCTGGCACTACAACGACGACCCGATGACCAAGGAGAAGGAACGGACCTGGTCCATCTGGCGCGGCTTCGGCCAGGTCACCCACATCACCGGTCGCCCCGGCAGGACTCAGTCCAAGACCGTGACGGTGTACATGCGGGGCATGAACGGTGACCGTGTCCTGGGCGCCGACGGAAAGACCCCGCACGCGACCGACCGCAAGAGCGTCACCGTCACCGGCATCAAGGCCGCGGGGATCGCCGACACCGACCAGTACGCCGGGCTCACCCGTGAGTCGGTCACCTACAACGGTGCCCAGGAGGTGAGCGGCCGGATCAGCGACCCCTGGTCGAAGAAGACCGCCACCCAGCACAAGTCCTACGCCGACACCGAGGCGTACTTCGTCCGCGTCGCCGCGACACATGACCGCACCAACATCACGACCAGCGGCACCCCGCGCGACCGGGTCCGTTCGACAGTGACGGCCTACGACGACTACGGCATGTCCGAGACCGTCGAGGACAAGGGCGACAACGCGGTCACCGGCGACGAGACGTGCACGCGGACCTGGTACGCGCGCAACGACACGGCCGGGATCAACAACCTCGTCTCCCGGACCCGTACCGTCGCCAAGCCCTGCGCCACCACGGACACGGCTCTCGACCTCCCGGCCGACTCCACCCGCCCCGGTGATGTCGTCTCCGACAGCGCGACCGCCTACGACAGCACCACTTGGACGCCGTCCCAGCAGCCCACCAAGGGCGAGGCCCGCTGGACAGGCCGCGCCGCCTCGTACGGGAGCGACAACCAGCCGGCCTGGCAGAAGACGACGACGGTCACCTATGACGCCCTCGGCCGCCCGCTCACCGTCAAGGACACCAACGACGCCACCACCTCCTCCACCACCTACACACCGGCCGCGACCGGGCCCCTGACCGCCGGCACCGTCACGAACGCCAAGTCCCACGCCACCACCACCCTGTTCGACTACGCGACCGCCGCCCCGCTGAAGGTCACCGCCCCGAACACCAGGATCACCGAGTCCACGTACGACGCGCTCGGCCGGATCAAGCAGGTCTGGCTGCCCAACAGCCTCAGGTCCGGGGGCAAGAGCCCCAACTACGTGTACGACTACGGGATCACGGCGACCGATCCGCCCTGGGTGTCCACCGGGACCCTGCAAGGTGACGGAGCCGGCTACAACACCACGTTCGAGATCTACGACTCCCAACTGCGTCCGCGTCAGACCCAGTCACCGTCGCCACTCGGCGGCCGGGTGATCGGACTGACGATGTACGACGACCGGGGACTCGCGGTGTCCTCCCAGTCGGACATCTGGGACGACGAGACAGCGCCGACCTCCGTCATCGCCCAGACCGAAGGCGGTCAGGCTCCGGTACAGACCGACACCACCTACGACGGTGCCGAGCGCGCGACCAAGACAGTCACGGCGCACTTCGGGCAAGTCCGGTGGACCACCGACGCGACCTACACCGGTGACACCGTCACCACCACAGCCCCCGCCGGCGGCCAGGCCACCGCCATGGTCACCGACGCCCTCGACCGGACCACACAGCGCCGCGAGTACGCGGGCACCCAACCGACCGGCAGCGACTTCACCACGACCGACTTCACGTACGCCCCGGCCGGCCAGCAGGCCACCGTCACCGGTCCCGACCAGGCCAAGTGGACCTACACCTATGACCTGTTCGGCCGGAAGGCCACCGCGGCCGACCCCGACTCGGGCACGTCCTCGACCAGTTACGACGCACTCGACCAGCCCGTCTCCACCACCGATGCCCGCGGCAAGACCCTGATGTCCGAGTACGACATCCTGGGGCGCCGGACCGGGTTGTGGGACGGCAGCAAGACGGACCCG
Above is a window of Streptomyces sp. NBC_01498 DNA encoding:
- a CDS encoding polysaccharide deacetylase family protein, which translates into the protein MTTPSRDPVPVLLYHAVMDDPPAWIAEFTVSPRQFRAQLDAVVAGGRTAVPISTLAAALTGGAPLPPRPVVLTFDDGFADLPGPTAAALADRALPATAYLTTGALAPGPGSLLPPAPMMTLAQVPSLERHGIEIGAHTVTHPQLDTLRPAQLDRELRESKTVLEDALGHEVPHLAYPHGYNSRTVRTAARRTGYTSAVAVRHALSSAADDPLRIARLILRRTHTAADVTTWLTGRGARTAPFPDSPTTTAWRLYRRAHATLRGPRFAG
- a CDS encoding LamG domain-containing protein codes for the protein MGEGTPGKPGTFTFAPDPSDTDIKNYQWRLLTMPADATRQVSGSTVVVNDVMPMLAGEQVLSVRAGDLDTAGRARFGPWAEFAFKVAAPEGPVGRWHFDDAGPGSTSVTATDSATAGVRHHATLRPPTTPGTGAYWSVKGRRGTDDYSLGLNDDTGDPAQETAYASTTGPVVNTKDSFTLSAWALLADRQKTGTIASAPGTYGSAFQLSYSGTAKKWVFARVAADVANPVMVQSSAMASNPAGEVWTHLAGVFDTYGDTDKTNDTIQLFVNGRPQGQPVTLSAANPAYTPFTSTKDMMIGRSPAGEYFTGRVDELTLWQSALTPDLVRQDSAALSPEGTPATELVGYWDTASAAAGGVEEWTDYASLGMTISPTGAVARPEENELDLDGVTGYLSTGGPVVDETGSFTVTADVKVDKALMETKPIGYRGQVFSQATSQGGESSWALWIEKIDPDGDGIASYYWKFGRTGTGANGAVTGRAQVPSEFEAELGTWVQVTGVHDANEAADGGFGSTHLYVNQSEQPSAGEASFTTPVQGTGALTWGRGSSGGQTGHYLPGVLDEVRVWTGAMTLDQVITKVMGDPGAE
- a CDS encoding polymorphic toxin-type HINT domain-containing protein, with translation MRGKHGTADGGRPRVRAWMSRIAVVTGIALMPGLLTPVVFADDPAPLGAPKLSAPKAAEVTPFTAKVNKKQAALMKKAADTHRKDTARAKHDRATTVTWPSAGSATLTPSGTAAAKTVVGGLPLSLAAPLTAAKKQTPVTGAVKVAVLDRGQSAKMGIKGVALTVTGPARGGSAQLALNYEKFASAYGANWAGRLQLQQLPECALTDPTAAKCRTRTPLDFTNDRAHSSVTAPVTFAPAAPSGPRTMVLALAAGSESGAGDYKATPLAASSTWEAGGSSGTFTWSYPLRTPPAAAGPAPDLSISYDSGSVDGRTASTNNQGTAIGEGFDITSSYIERKYGSCDDDGQDDKFDQCWKYDNATVVLNGQASELVKQDGDGGAPGGADEAGVWRLKNDQAATVVHSIGAENGDDNGEYWTIITGEGTKYVFGLNKLVGAPADQRTDSVWTVPVFGDDSGEPGYTSGSSFSGRDKKQAWRWNLDYVEDTHANAMSYWYAAETNHYDKLGDDNTGTAYTRGGWLKEIRYGQRANALFSGSPAASNKVVFSYKERCVATGTGCDSLTEDTRDNWPDVPLDAVCKEGDECTGNVSPSFFTRKRMTEVSTYAWKATAATPDFYPVDTWALKQQYLDPGDTGDSADQSLWLDEIRHTGRNGTETALPPVTFTHEFLANRVDGNSDDILPLHRPRLYTITSETGAQSVVNYLPADCAAGQTKPAVDTNTKRCYPVYWSPNGEETPVLDWFQKYPVEAVTTTDPHGGSEAVEHTYTYAGGGAWHYNDDPMTKEKERTWSIWRGFGQVTHITGRPGRTQSKTVTVYMRGMNGDRVLGADGKTPHATDRKSVTVTGIKAAGIADTDQYAGLTRESVTYNGAQEVSGRISDPWSKKTATQHKSYADTEAYFVRVAATHDRTNITTSGTPRDRVRSTVTAYDDYGMSETVEDKGDNAVTGDETCTRTWYARNDTAGINNLVSRTRTVAKPCATTDTALDLPADSTRPGDVVSDSATAYDSTTWTPSQQPTKGEARWTGRAASYGSDNQPAWQKTTTVTYDALGRPLTVKDTNDATTSSTTYTPAATGPLTAGTVTNAKSHATTTLFDYATAAPLKVTAPNTRITESTYDALGRIKQVWLPNSLRSGGKSPNYVYDYGITATDPPWVSTGTLQGDGAGYNTTFEIYDSQLRPRQTQSPSPLGGRVIGLTMYDDRGLAVSSQSDIWDDETAPTSVIAQTEGGQAPVQTDTTYDGAERATKTVTAHFGQVRWTTDATYTGDTVTTTAPAGGQATAMVTDALDRTTQRREYAGTQPTGSDFTTTDFTYAPAGQQATVTGPDQAKWTYTYDLFGRKATAADPDSGTSSTSYDALDQPVSTTDARGKTLMSEYDILGRRTGLWDGSKTDPAKLAAWTFDTLLQGQADTAVRYEGGLTGKAYTTKVTAYDPMYNVTGSQLTLPATDPLVTGGVPATLNFSTAYNVDGTVRSYTHPAVGGLPVEGLSNKYNDLGLQTTASGTGAYLTAAAYSELGDTRQLTLGTNQNLNQTYGYEPGTRRLKTSVVSDTLHPGRTQDLTFNQDDAGNITSIFDAATQGTGGTTKTDNQCFTYDGHRRLVEAWTPRTPDCATTGRTTANLDSAAPYWSSYTYTQGGQRKTETKHASAGNSTTTYAYGTSTGQPHPLTGTTGAKTGTYTYDKTGGTTSRPGVQAQQTLTWNSEGKLATTAEPVAGTKPATGTSYLYDADGELLISRNTTGDGDTVLYLGDGSEVRLTTQGTTKTLAGTRYYTAAGKTIAVRTATLGTSGSRLTFLAGDHHGTSSLAIDATTLAVTKRYTTPFGAPRGSAAGTWPDDKLFLGKPADAATGLTHIGAREYDPGIGQFISVDPLLSLDQHQSFNGYSYANNRPPTGSDPSGLRDPGGAQCGIISPCTGGGPEWQPSPGSGGGGGGGGGGGKGGSGGTATTPSNSKPTPSPSPGPAPYITGPAEVPFFFQLVAALVLPDPEAWGNCIDSPGLTLDCGSAAGDIPTPFTKAFKLLKLKKVDNAVDAAKKKPRGCKCFLAGTDVLMADGKTKDIEEVKLGDKVQATDPETGEAGAREVTRLIVTEDDKRFNTLSVATDRGIETLTATHEHPFWSPSENRWVEAGQLKPAMTLLTDDGTTVIVTANRAYAKHARTYNLTVDDLHTYYVLAGETPVLVHNSNCTNWAANSVKTWGHTFKTHGAGAKNTKALTDRARSTGNQQGQWLDNDGAAEFLKGLHVEGAGPRSVRIPDGLGQVIMPDGSIVQARAATIVPSPNGLYKTGFPIIGPN